A DNA window from Acetilactobacillus jinshanensis contains the following coding sequences:
- a CDS encoding APC family permease, with protein sequence MHNDRKKLTLLGLFALAISGMAPTDSLAYTTAATTKFAGYNIPVSFLLGGLGILCVAVCFAAMAKYIAGAGSVYAYNRKAFGEKGGFITGWILILAYVAIMPAHAGLVGNFANVFLKHFGLHISNRILPFILILIIWIILSLGIRFTSKIALVTELVSLLILLILSVTIFVKVSAAGNLTLKPFMPKHNNWSGIGQGTVFAVLSYSGFEEICSVSEKSNVPKKTIPKALLWTVVLAPIFFVFVTFIQVNGFGLGNMSEFANSASPLDALSVKYLGQPMAMVMDFAILLSAFSAFLGCGNACAYMLYAYSEQHYLPHQLSKLSHKFNGPENAFTFTAILTAVIYAIFGLPYGYRTVYINASTLGTLGMLITYIMICIGCSTFFAKNKKYSHSAFHMIIGILGALILVFPFISNVYPIPKFPANLYPYLIVAWIIIGFVMQHHSQKAIR encoded by the coding sequence ATGCATAATGATCGGAAAAAATTAACGTTGCTGGGTCTCTTTGCTTTGGCAATTTCAGGGATGGCACCCACAGATTCACTAGCCTACACCACTGCGGCCACGACTAAATTTGCTGGGTACAACATCCCCGTTTCTTTTCTATTGGGCGGTTTAGGTATCCTCTGTGTTGCTGTTTGTTTTGCGGCAATGGCGAAATACATTGCCGGTGCCGGATCCGTGTACGCCTACAACCGAAAAGCGTTCGGTGAAAAAGGTGGCTTCATCACCGGCTGGATCCTGATCCTGGCGTACGTGGCAATCATGCCGGCCCATGCCGGACTAGTCGGGAATTTCGCAAACGTCTTTCTAAAGCATTTCGGGCTTCACATCTCAAACCGGATTTTACCATTCATCCTAATCCTAATTATTTGGATTATTTTAAGTCTGGGAATCCGGTTCACCAGTAAAATTGCGCTAGTGACAGAATTAGTATCGTTACTAATCCTATTAATTCTATCGGTTACAATCTTCGTTAAGGTTAGTGCCGCTGGTAATTTAACGTTAAAACCGTTTATGCCGAAGCATAATAATTGGAGCGGGATTGGCCAAGGAACCGTCTTTGCGGTCCTGTCCTATTCTGGATTTGAAGAAATCTGTTCAGTATCCGAAAAGTCCAACGTGCCGAAGAAGACCATTCCAAAGGCTTTATTATGGACGGTCGTTCTAGCACCAATCTTCTTTGTCTTCGTTACCTTTATCCAGGTCAACGGTTTTGGTTTAGGCAACATGAGTGAATTTGCTAATTCGGCATCCCCGTTAGATGCCCTATCCGTTAAATATCTGGGCCAGCCGATGGCAATGGTCATGGACTTTGCAATCCTATTGAGTGCCTTTTCAGCATTTCTAGGCTGTGGTAACGCTTGTGCCTATATGCTATACGCTTATAGTGAACAGCATTATTTACCGCATCAGTTAAGTAAGCTTAGCCATAAATTTAACGGTCCTGAAAATGCGTTTACCTTTACCGCGATTTTGACGGCCGTAATCTACGCAATCTTTGGTTTGCCGTATGGCTACCGAACGGTTTACATCAATGCGTCGACATTAGGAACGTTAGGCATGTTGATTACATACATTATGATCTGTATTGGTTGCTCAACGTTCTTTGCTAAAAACAAAAAGTACAGCCATTCCGCTTTTCACATGATTATCGGAATCCTTGGGGCTTTGATTTTAGTCTTTCCGTTTATCAGTAACGTTTATCCAATCCCTAAGTTCCCGGCTAATCTATATCCATACTTGATCGTTGCTTGGATTATCATCGGCTTTGTAATGCAGCACCATAGTCAAAAGGCAATTCGATAG
- the msrA gene encoding peptide-methionine (S)-S-oxide reductase MsrA produces MAKFDTAIFAGGCFWCMVKPFDTIPGIEKVVSGYTGGHVPNPTYEQVCSGKTGHTEAVKITYDPSKISYHKLVQIYWQQTDPTDASGQFQDRGSSYRPVIYVNSPEQKKVAEASKAKLQASPLFDKPIVTQIKPAKPFYPAEDYHQEFYKKNPLRDAMEELGGRKQFIDKYWKHNQNK; encoded by the coding sequence ATGGCAAAGTTTGATACCGCTATTTTTGCTGGTGGCTGTTTCTGGTGCATGGTTAAACCATTTGATACCATTCCAGGAATTGAGAAGGTGGTCTCTGGATATACCGGTGGTCACGTTCCGAATCCAACCTATGAACAGGTTTGTTCAGGTAAAACGGGACATACTGAAGCCGTTAAGATTACTTATGATCCCAGTAAGATTTCATACCATAAATTAGTCCAGATTTACTGGCAGCAGACCGATCCAACTGACGCTTCAGGCCAGTTTCAGGATCGTGGCAGTAGCTACCGCCCGGTAATTTACGTTAATAGTCCTGAACAGAAAAAGGTTGCTGAAGCGTCCAAAGCCAAGTTACAGGCTAGTCCGTTATTTGATAAACCGATCGTAACCCAGATTAAACCTGCTAAGCCGTTTTATCCTGCCGAAGATTATCATCAGGAATTCTACAAGAAGAATCCGCTTAGGGATGCAATGGAAGAATTAGGCGGCCGTAAACAGTTTATTGATAAATACTGGAAGCATAACCAGAATAAATAA
- a CDS encoding manganese-dependent inorganic pyrophosphatase has translation MIDKDKQLVFGHRNPDTDAIDSAIAYSYLMNKLGYNTEAVAQGHPNEETSWVLKYFNHKAPRVITHAYPEVKKVMLVDHNEPQQTIPDIKKVTVTHVVDHHRIANFDTLAPIYYTARPWGCTSTILTVMFHHHNVEIPKQLAGLMMSAIISDTLLLKSPTTTKYDVKAIKELSKICGVDYKTYGIKELKAGTNVAGKSAKHLIDNDAKSYVMNGKHVRIDQINVVDLDDVMKRESEVKKAMEDESKAKGYDLFLVMVTNVLDTNSTLIATGDVSVMDTAFGKPLGADGSVNLPGVVSRKKQVVPPLNKAFDK, from the coding sequence ATGATTGATAAAGATAAACAATTAGTCTTTGGTCACCGTAATCCAGATACGGATGCCATTGATTCTGCAATTGCTTACTCATACTTAATGAATAAGTTAGGTTATAACACTGAAGCCGTTGCCCAAGGTCATCCAAATGAAGAAACTAGCTGGGTATTAAAGTATTTTAACCATAAGGCACCACGTGTAATTACCCACGCTTATCCAGAAGTTAAAAAGGTTATGTTAGTTGACCATAACGAACCTCAGCAGACGATTCCAGACATCAAGAAGGTTACCGTTACTCACGTAGTTGACCATCACCGGATCGCTAACTTTGACACTTTAGCCCCAATTTATTACACGGCTCGTCCTTGGGGTTGTACCAGCACGATTTTAACCGTTATGTTCCATCATCATAACGTTGAAATTCCTAAACAGTTAGCTGGTTTAATGATGTCAGCTATCATTTCTGATACTTTACTCTTAAAGTCACCAACCACCACTAAGTATGATGTCAAAGCCATTAAGGAATTATCAAAGATTTGTGGCGTTGATTACAAGACTTATGGTATTAAAGAATTAAAGGCTGGTACCAACGTTGCCGGTAAGAGTGCTAAGCACTTAATCGATAATGATGCCAAGTCATACGTTATGAATGGCAAGCACGTTCGCATTGACCAGATCAACGTGGTTGACTTAGATGACGTTATGAAGCGTGAATCCGAAGTCAAGAAGGCTATGGAAGACGAATCTAAAGCTAAAGGCTATGACTTATTCTTAGTTATGGTTACCAACGTTTTAGACACCAATTCCACGTTAATTGCTACTGGTGACGTCAGCGTTATGGACACCGCCTTTGGTAAGCCTTTAGGTGCTGATGGTTCCGTTAACTTACCTGGTGTTGTATCCCGTAAGAAGCAGGTCGTACCACCGTTAAACAAAGCTTTCGATAAGTAA
- a CDS encoding aminotransferase class I/II-fold pyridoxal phosphate-dependent enzyme produces MDLSNRMNTYVNQKWPLGIYSFNDDIANIPDVVKLTVGEPGFHTPAHIKEAAIKAIQNDDSHYTNPRGLLSLRINASKFFKSHYGLNYDPKSEMLVTTGVSEGLGSVLAAIINPGDEVIIPTPIYPFYIPNVLIHDAKPIFINTDSTNFKLSPKVLAKTLKTHPKVKAVILNDPNNPTGVVYSKAELQQLADVIKQYPIFCLSDEIYSELTYGCKHYSMGTMIPDQVIMFNGASKTFAMTGWRIGLVCGPKKIIDKINKVHTITITAATTCSQYATNEAFKNGADDALPMKRAYRHNSQVLCHGLDKLGFKCPKPEGAFYTFAKLPKKYQNDSVGFAFTLAKKAHVGVVPGSVFGPGGEGYVRVSYAASLSDIKEALKRIRQFMQK; encoded by the coding sequence ATGGATTTATCTAATCGTATGAACACATACGTTAATCAAAAATGGCCTTTAGGCATTTATAGTTTTAACGATGACATTGCTAACATCCCGGACGTCGTTAAATTAACCGTTGGCGAACCGGGTTTTCATACTCCCGCTCATATCAAAGAAGCTGCGATTAAAGCGATTCAAAATGACGACAGCCATTACACTAACCCGCGTGGCCTATTGTCCCTTCGAATCAACGCGAGCAAATTCTTCAAATCTCACTATGGATTAAACTACGATCCAAAATCGGAAATGCTCGTTACGACCGGTGTCAGTGAAGGCCTAGGTTCTGTCTTAGCCGCCATTATCAACCCTGGAGATGAGGTTATCATCCCAACCCCAATTTATCCATTCTATATCCCGAACGTATTAATCCACGACGCTAAACCCATCTTTATCAATACCGATAGTACTAACTTTAAATTATCACCGAAAGTGTTAGCTAAGACTTTAAAGACACATCCTAAAGTTAAGGCCGTCATTCTTAACGACCCTAATAACCCCACTGGAGTCGTTTACTCGAAAGCAGAACTCCAGCAGTTAGCAGACGTTATCAAACAGTACCCAATTTTCTGTCTATCCGACGAAATCTACAGTGAATTAACCTATGGATGCAAACATTATTCCATGGGCACAATGATTCCAGATCAAGTCATCATGTTCAACGGTGCATCCAAGACTTTTGCCATGACTGGTTGGCGGATCGGCCTCGTTTGTGGCCCTAAGAAAATTATTGATAAGATTAATAAGGTCCACACCATCACCATTACAGCCGCTACGACCTGTTCCCAGTACGCCACTAACGAAGCCTTTAAGAACGGTGCTGATGACGCTCTACCAATGAAAAGAGCTTATCGACATAACAGCCAGGTCCTATGTCACGGCTTAGATAAACTCGGCTTTAAATGCCCAAAACCCGAAGGTGCATTCTATACCTTTGCTAAATTACCGAAAAAGTATCAGAATGATAGTGTCGGATTTGCTTTTACACTAGCTAAAAAGGCCCACGTCGGCGTCGTTCCCGGAAGCGTCTTTGGCCCCGGTGGCGAAGGCTACGTAAGGGTTAGTTATGCTGCTAGTCTAAGTGATATTAAGGAAGCTTTAAAACGGATCCGACAATTTATGCAAAAATAA
- a CDS encoding RNase H family protein → MFRPTFATLSERRLIKHHRLNLVVYTDGGQRNSNDGAWAYSINDASHQLAFNSAYFNTKNNNYCELEAVIQVLKFLINHRMYNHKIRLNTDSVSVKSITHNVRHSISIQSIARNTDWKIGQLRVLKQYLHRFTNLHIRQIKGHSGILGNQLVHELCSKAMCFRYKDSYDPFKINPKDLKYR, encoded by the coding sequence GTGTTTCGTCCCACCTTTGCGACCTTATCAGAACGACGCTTGATTAAACACCATCGCCTTAACTTGGTTGTATATACCGACGGTGGTCAACGGAACTCTAACGACGGCGCTTGGGCATACAGTATTAACGATGCCAGTCATCAATTAGCATTCAATTCAGCCTACTTTAACACCAAAAATAATAACTACTGCGAATTAGAAGCCGTGATTCAGGTCTTAAAATTCTTGATTAATCATCGGATGTATAATCACAAAATTAGGCTAAACACTGATTCAGTATCGGTTAAAAGCATTACCCATAACGTCAGGCACAGTATCTCCATTCAATCGATCGCCCGAAATACTGACTGGAAGATCGGTCAGCTTAGAGTCCTTAAGCAATACTTACATCGCTTTACTAATCTCCACATTCGACAAATTAAAGGCCATTCTGGAATCCTCGGTAACCAACTGGTTCACGAACTCTGCAGTAAGGCGATGTGCTTCCGATATAAAGATAGTTATGATCCCTTCAAGATTAATCCAAAAGATTTAAAGTACCGATAA